One window of the Candidatus Chryseobacterium colombiense genome contains the following:
- a CDS encoding sugar MFS transporter — protein MSNYSKQTNWGQFIPLVTVFFFWGFVAASNDILIPVFKKAFNLSQTESMLVQICFYVAYTVGSLIYMFISKGLKQDLINKIGYKNGLITGLLISALGTLLFYPAANMGSFPLMISGLFIVGLGFSLQQIVANPLAIEVGPVETGSQRLTMAGGINNFGTTIGPLIVSFAIFGSATAANTEVSVESVKIPYLILGVAFVLVAIMLKFSSLPTITPTNTENTDDSTPGEHRKSALQYPQLIMGMIAIFVYVGVEVSTASNLPAYMEKDLGFQTKDVAPYISLYWASMMIGRWTGAVDAFDFSAGFKKILRFLAPYLAFGVFLLVNAIAKHDLTPFYVYGLIIIVMIICDVMSKGNPARMLLIFSSAGIAALIIGMLTKGMVSVYAFTSVGLFCSTLWPCIFALAINGLGKHTNQGSGLLIMMIMGGGIVSLIQGYIADIATIHTSYIVGVICFAYLAFYAIRVSGILKSQGIDLDKLTKGSGH, from the coding sequence ATGTCAAACTATTCTAAACAAACTAACTGGGGACAGTTCATCCCGTTAGTTACTGTATTTTTTTTCTGGGGTTTTGTTGCAGCCAGTAATGATATCCTAATCCCGGTTTTCAAAAAGGCATTTAATTTATCCCAAACCGAAAGTATGCTCGTTCAAATTTGTTTCTACGTTGCATATACAGTAGGTTCATTAATTTATATGTTTATTTCGAAAGGACTGAAACAAGACTTGATCAACAAGATCGGTTATAAAAACGGACTCATTACCGGATTATTGATTTCAGCTTTGGGAACTTTATTATTTTATCCGGCTGCCAATATGGGATCTTTCCCTTTAATGATCTCAGGATTATTTATTGTAGGTTTAGGATTTTCCTTACAACAGATTGTAGCCAACCCTCTTGCGATTGAAGTGGGACCTGTAGAAACAGGATCTCAAAGACTAACAATGGCAGGTGGAATCAACAATTTTGGAACAACCATCGGTCCTCTAATCGTTTCTTTTGCTATTTTTGGATCTGCAACTGCTGCCAATACTGAAGTAAGTGTAGAAAGTGTAAAAATTCCTTATCTCATCTTAGGAGTGGCATTTGTTTTAGTGGCTATCATGTTGAAGTTTTCTTCACTCCCAACCATAACGCCTACGAACACTGAGAACACGGATGATTCTACCCCTGGAGAACACAGAAAATCTGCACTTCAGTATCCACAGCTTATTATGGGAATGATTGCCATCTTTGTTTATGTAGGAGTTGAAGTATCTACAGCCAGTAATTTACCGGCTTATATGGAAAAAGATTTAGGGTTTCAAACTAAGGACGTTGCCCCTTATATTTCCCTTTACTGGGCTTCTATGATGATCGGACGTTGGACAGGGGCTGTTGACGCTTTCGATTTTAGTGCAGGATTTAAAAAGATTTTAAGATTCTTAGCTCCTTATTTGGCGTTCGGAGTATTCTTACTAGTGAATGCCATTGCAAAGCATGACCTTACTCCTTTTTATGTGTATGGTTTAATTATTATTGTAATGATTATCTGTGATGTAATGAGTAAAGGAAACCCGGCAAGAATGCTGCTTATTTTCTCTTCTGCAGGAATTGCAGCTCTTATTATAGGAATGCTTACAAAAGGAATGGTATCTGTGTATGCATTTACAAGTGTTGGCTTATTCTGTTCAACTTTGTGGCCTTGTATTTTTGCACTTGCCATCAATGGCCTTGGAAAGCATACCAACCAGGGGTCAGGTTTGTTGATCATGATGATTATGGGAGGAGGAATTGTAAGCCTTATTCAGGGATATATTGCAGATATCGCAACAATACATACGAGTTATATCGTAGGAGTTATTTGTTTTGCTTACTTAGCTTTCTACGCAATCCGTGTAAGTGGTATTTTAAAATCTCAGGGTATAGATCTTGATAAACTCACAAAAGGAAGTGGTCATTAA
- a CDS encoding lysophospholipid acyltransferase family protein: MGKILNYSWRFWLLLLAFFLTIIFGIPVYILSFSKKHYKYAYKFIRFWSYGMFYGMGLRHEITRLSHQQLEKGKQYVIISNHTSIMDIMLTCILFPHHPICFVGKKELVKIPIFGTIYKRICVMVDRSSARSRADVYRRCAEKMEEGCSIVIFPEGGVPDDTSIILDEFKDGAFTLSSKHNSPIVIHTFIGLKEIFPFDNSKGYPGKVKVFYNGILAPSNSPKDLKLSAFETIKKTLVKYS; the protein is encoded by the coding sequence GTGGGAAAGATTTTAAATTATAGCTGGAGATTTTGGCTTTTGCTTCTGGCATTTTTTCTAACGATAATTTTCGGAATACCCGTTTATATTTTATCTTTCAGTAAAAAGCATTATAAATACGCTTATAAATTTATTCGGTTCTGGAGCTACGGAATGTTCTACGGAATGGGACTGCGACACGAAATCACCAGGCTTTCTCATCAGCAGCTCGAAAAAGGAAAACAGTATGTTATTATTTCCAATCATACTTCTATTATGGATATTATGCTCACCTGCATTTTGTTCCCCCATCATCCCATCTGCTTTGTCGGAAAAAAAGAACTGGTAAAAATTCCTATTTTCGGAACCATTTATAAAAGAATCTGTGTGATGGTAGACCGAAGCAGTGCAAGAAGCCGCGCCGATGTTTACAGAAGATGTGCTGAAAAAATGGAGGAAGGCTGCAGCATCGTCATCTTTCCAGAAGGAGGAGTTCCTGATGACACCTCTATTATATTGGACGAATTTAAAGACGGAGCATTTACCTTGTCGTCCAAACACAATTCCCCTATTGTAATCCATACTTTCATTGGTTTAAAAGAGATTTTTCCATTTGATAATTCTAAAGGCTACCCAGGCAAAGTAAAAGTTTTTTACAATGGGATTTTAGCTCCTTCAAATTCTCCAAAAGATTTAAAATTGTCAGCTTTTGAGACAATAAAAAAAACTTTAGTTAAATACTCTTAA
- a CDS encoding GtrA family protein, protein MRDLLLRQKQILFFIIAGGLSAIVEIGSFKIFSIQLPKVFPQETNFYSIHYPLSNILSTSCGIITNYFLSIWFVFERGKHSKKKEFAYFMAVSFISTLLSLSFFQFFYSFIFKDNISLVFYTLSPEIISKIAAILLVSVLNYSIKKKVIFNG, encoded by the coding sequence ATGAGAGACTTACTACTACGTCAAAAACAAATTTTATTCTTCATCATAGCAGGAGGGCTTAGTGCTATTGTTGAGATTGGAAGTTTTAAAATTTTCAGTATTCAACTTCCAAAAGTGTTTCCTCAGGAAACTAATTTTTATAGCATCCATTATCCTTTAAGCAATATTCTATCTACAAGCTGCGGTATTATTACCAATTATTTTCTGAGTATCTGGTTCGTTTTTGAAAGAGGAAAGCATTCAAAAAAGAAAGAATTTGCCTATTTCATGGCCGTGTCTTTTATTTCAACTTTATTAAGTCTTAGTTTTTTCCAGTTTTTTTACAGTTTCATTTTTAAAGACAATATCAGTTTAGTTTTTTATACACTAAGTCCCGAAATAATTAGTAAAATCGCTGCAATTTTATTAGTTTCGGTACTTAATTATTCAATAAAGAAGAAAGTAATTTTTAACGGATAA
- a CDS encoding ATPase, protein MVAIVDSGSTKSDWVILDDFKNVFLKTETIGFNPNFISKELIVPEIEKNTSLISVKNSITRIFFYGSGCGVEQNCITIEEEVGRVFTNAEIFVKEDLTAAAYAAYNGKPTIVCILGTGSNSCYFDGENLKIKLPSLGYLVGDEGSGSAIGKQLVRRFFMQKLPDDLSYEFEKTYNLTVDETLKNMYHTPRPNAYLANFNKFVVERKDHPYFQKMIFEEMMSFFDYQVLPYEESKEAEINFIGSIAYYYENILRSAAAELHLNVGRIVQKPIESLVDYHIKYIL, encoded by the coding sequence ATGGTTGCTATTGTTGATAGTGGTTCAACTAAATCTGATTGGGTAATTCTGGATGACTTTAAAAATGTTTTCTTAAAAACCGAAACCATTGGTTTCAACCCCAATTTTATCAGCAAAGAGCTTATTGTACCTGAAATTGAGAAAAATACAAGTTTAATATCGGTTAAAAATTCAATCACCAGGATATTTTTCTATGGTTCGGGCTGTGGTGTGGAACAAAACTGCATAACAATAGAAGAGGAAGTAGGGAGAGTTTTTACCAATGCGGAGATTTTCGTTAAAGAAGATCTTACTGCTGCTGCTTATGCTGCGTATAACGGTAAGCCAACCATTGTTTGTATTTTGGGAACAGGTTCCAATTCTTGTTATTTCGACGGAGAAAATTTAAAAATAAAACTTCCTTCACTAGGTTATCTTGTTGGTGACGAAGGAAGTGGAAGTGCTATTGGAAAACAATTGGTACGCAGATTCTTCATGCAAAAACTTCCTGATGACCTGTCATATGAGTTTGAAAAAACGTATAATCTTACTGTAGATGAAACCTTGAAAAACATGTATCATACTCCAAGACCCAATGCTTATTTGGCAAATTTCAATAAATTTGTTGTAGAAAGAAAGGATCATCCTTACTTTCAGAAAATGATTTTCGAAGAAATGATGAGTTTTTTCGATTATCAGGTTCTTCCTTATGAAGAATCAAAAGAAGCTGAAATCAACTTTATTGGTTCTATAGCTTATTATTATGAAAATATTCTACGTTCTGCAGCTGCAGAACTTCATTTAAATGTGGGAAGAATCGTACAAAAGCCTATCGAGAGCTTGGTAGATTACCACATTAAATATATACTTTAA
- a CDS encoding NADP-dependent malic enzyme: MSSKNNRDEKNFNQAALDYHKTEPKGKIEVIPSKPHSSQRDLSLAYSPGVAVPCMEIHEKPETVYDYTGKGNLVAVISNGTAVLGLGDIGAEASKPVMEGKGLLFKIFADINVFDIEIDEKDPDKFIDIVKGIAPTFGGINLEDIKAPEAFYIEQRLKEELDIPLMHDDQHGTAIISAAALINSLQIANKKIEEVKMVVNGAGAAAIACTNLYISLGLKRENVLMCDSKGVINHKRENLTPEKLDFIANTDIETLEDAVKGSDVFVGLSKGNVMTPEMLLSMNENPIVFALANPDPEIAYDLALETRKDVIMATGRSDYPNQVNNVLGFPYIFRGALDVQAKGINEEMKLAAVHAIANLAKEPVPEAVILAYNVQNLQFGREYFIPKPFDNRLITKVSSAVAKAAIDSGVARKTITDFEEYEHHLLDRMGRDEKLVRMMQSRAKADPKRITLGNAEEYNVLKAAQILYEEGIAFPSLLGNKKYIQEQMERYGINLNVPIIDPSDDDQKENRKKYRETLWKLRQRKGMNEYKAKRFVRQRDYFGPLMLKHGDTDGLIIGFSKNYTSVLRPVLEVIEKDKGVDKVAAMMMILSEKKPIFFADTSINQNPTSDDLVNIAKMAEFTVRSFAIEPRIAMLGFENFAAISDTSKKVAKAVSILHEKYPKMIVDGEIQPDFAMNSDHLSDYPFSKLETTPANTFIFPNLESANLSYKIIRGMKVAQVIGPILMGLKQPVHVLQMRSSVDEIVNLATVAVLDAQRREKKDKK, translated from the coding sequence ATGTCAAGTAAAAATAACCGCGACGAGAAGAACTTTAACCAGGCCGCGTTAGACTATCATAAAACAGAACCCAAAGGAAAAATAGAAGTTATTCCTTCAAAACCGCATTCCTCTCAGAGAGATTTGTCATTGGCCTATTCACCGGGAGTTGCAGTTCCTTGTATGGAAATTCATGAAAAGCCGGAAACAGTTTATGATTATACAGGAAAAGGAAATCTGGTAGCTGTTATTTCTAACGGTACTGCTGTTTTGGGATTAGGTGATATTGGAGCAGAAGCTTCGAAGCCTGTAATGGAAGGAAAAGGTCTTTTATTCAAGATTTTTGCGGATATTAATGTATTTGATATTGAAATCGATGAAAAAGATCCGGATAAATTTATTGATATTGTAAAAGGGATTGCACCTACCTTTGGAGGGATCAATCTTGAAGATATTAAAGCTCCTGAAGCTTTTTATATTGAACAAAGACTGAAAGAAGAGCTGGATATCCCTTTAATGCACGATGATCAGCACGGAACAGCAATTATTTCTGCGGCAGCATTGATCAATTCTTTGCAAATTGCCAACAAAAAGATCGAGGAAGTAAAAATGGTGGTGAATGGAGCAGGAGCGGCAGCAATTGCTTGTACCAACCTGTACATATCTTTAGGATTGAAGAGGGAAAATGTATTGATGTGCGACAGTAAAGGAGTTATTAATCATAAAAGAGAAAATCTTACTCCTGAGAAATTAGATTTCATTGCTAACACAGATATTGAAACCTTAGAGGATGCCGTAAAAGGTTCCGATGTTTTTGTAGGATTGTCAAAAGGAAATGTAATGACGCCTGAAATGCTTTTAAGCATGAACGAAAATCCTATTGTTTTTGCTTTGGCAAACCCGGATCCGGAAATTGCTTATGATTTAGCTCTGGAAACCCGAAAGGATGTGATTATGGCAACCGGTAGAAGCGATTATCCTAATCAGGTTAATAATGTTCTTGGTTTCCCTTACATTTTCCGTGGAGCATTGGATGTTCAGGCAAAAGGAATTAATGAAGAAATGAAATTGGCAGCTGTTCATGCGATTGCTAATTTGGCTAAAGAACCGGTTCCTGAAGCTGTAATTTTGGCTTATAATGTTCAGAATTTACAATTTGGAAGAGAATATTTTATTCCGAAGCCATTTGATAACAGATTGATCACAAAAGTATCGAGTGCAGTAGCCAAAGCCGCAATTGATAGCGGTGTGGCAAGAAAAACAATTACCGATTTCGAAGAATATGAACATCACCTTCTGGATAGAATGGGAAGAGATGAAAAGTTGGTAAGAATGATGCAGAGCCGTGCGAAAGCAGATCCGAAAAGAATCACTTTAGGAAATGCTGAAGAATATAATGTATTGAAAGCTGCTCAAATCCTCTATGAAGAGGGAATTGCGTTTCCAAGCCTTTTAGGAAACAAAAAGTACATTCAGGAGCAGATGGAGCGTTACGGAATTAATCTTAATGTTCCGATTATTGATCCAAGTGATGATGATCAGAAGGAAAACAGAAAGAAATATAGAGAAACACTTTGGAAACTTCGTCAAAGAAAAGGAATGAACGAGTACAAAGCCAAAAGATTCGTTCGCCAGAGAGATTATTTTGGACCATTGATGTTGAAGCATGGAGATACAGACGGATTGATTATCGGTTTCTCTAAGAATTATACTTCAGTATTAAGACCTGTTTTGGAAGTTATTGAAAAAGATAAAGGAGTAGACAAAGTAGCGGCAATGATGATGATTTTATCCGAGAAAAAACCTATTTTCTTTGCAGATACTTCGATCAATCAAAATCCGACATCAGATGATTTGGTAAATATTGCTAAAATGGCAGAGTTTACAGTGAGATCTTTTGCGATTGAACCGAGAATTGCAATGTTGGGATTTGAAAATTTCGCGGCGATTTCCGATACTTCTAAAAAAGTGGCAAAAGCAGTAAGCATTCTTCATGAGAAATACCCTAAAATGATTGTAGATGGTGAGATTCAACCGGATTTTGCGATGAATTCAGACCATTTGAGTGATTATCCTTTCTCAAAACTGGAAACGACTCCTGCGAATACTTTTATCTTCCCAAATCTGGAGTCAGCGAATTTGTCCTATAAAATCATCAGAGGAATGAAAGTGGCGCAGGTTATTGGGCCAATCTTAATGGGGCTAAAGCAGCCTGTTCACGTTTTACAGATGCGCTCAAGCGTTGATGAAATTGTAAATTTGGCTACCGTTGCCGTTTTAGATGCTCAAAGAAGAGAGAAAAAGGATAAAAAATAA
- the ruvA gene encoding Holliday junction branch migration protein RuvA, translating to MIFSLQGTVQELTPTYAVINVQGVGYYVGISLLTSQQLLLNQNTFLFIQQIIREDAHLLFGFNTRSEKEMFNLLISVNGVGAVSALILLSTFSLNEIASAVLSGNSALIQKAKGIGAKTAERIIVDLKDKVQKFNTSEENISTFVNNKIKEESLSALEVLGIPKRMSEKIADKIIKQNPSISVEELVKQILKNI from the coding sequence ATGATATTTTCTTTACAAGGAACTGTTCAGGAGCTTACCCCAACTTATGCAGTCATTAATGTGCAGGGTGTGGGTTATTATGTGGGAATCAGTTTACTAACTTCCCAACAACTTCTCCTGAATCAGAATACTTTTTTATTTATACAACAGATTATCCGGGAAGATGCCCATTTGCTTTTCGGCTTTAACACTCGTTCTGAAAAAGAAATGTTTAATTTGTTAATAAGCGTTAACGGCGTTGGAGCAGTTTCTGCTTTGATCTTACTCTCTACTTTTAGCCTTAATGAAATAGCTTCTGCGGTACTTTCAGGCAATAGCGCGTTGATTCAAAAAGCTAAAGGAATAGGGGCTAAAACGGCTGAAAGAATTATTGTTGATTTGAAAGATAAAGTCCAAAAATTCAACACTTCAGAAGAAAATATTTCTACATTTGTAAATAATAAAATCAAGGAAGAATCGTTATCTGCATTAGAAGTTTTAGGGATTCCTAAACGAATGAGTGAGAAGATTGCAGATAAAATAATTAAACAAAATCCAAGTATTTCGGTAGAAGAATTGGTAAAACAAATTTTAAAAAACATTTAA